From the genome of Antennarius striatus isolate MH-2024 chromosome 19, ASM4005453v1, whole genome shotgun sequence, one region includes:
- the cep170bb gene encoding centrosomal protein of 170 kDa protein B produces the protein MSVTSWFLVSSSGTRHRLPKEMIFVGREDCELMLQSRSVDKQHAVINYNPTTDEHLVKDLGSLNGTFVNDLRIPDQTYITLKLSDIIRFGYDSHVYVLEKSQHKVPEEALKHEKYSSQLQMSLKASEGKRAELEERTKAEKKSLPPEAPACRPTPLYGQPSWWGEEDYGSKVHASDEPHADVHRDLSSADPEFSGPDPQQKSVFPPYHREPSYFEIPTKDFQHPKTSGAELHEIPTKDTDTPLAPASPPTPTPPVVQSHASFTIEFDDCMPGKIKIKDHVTKFSTRQRKQQAPPPKFTSATPAEVMSVESKVADWLVHSDVSMMRRRPTCEDVYSTKSDLAINVKTLKGHHHEDGTQSDSEDPVLQGRRSDSHNSMQSEQSEASQQTVQSAQSVHFQPVALPHQPLQHSPPRAAPAPPVAPERPLSQSPPQPHSPKQGPPEHLPQQAFIIEFFDDNPRKKRSQSFTHNPAHGDSYSALKTKLERRKGGERPASIHGHIPPTQQVTVPLKGQGYGGPQRSSSLKREKTEGEAASSGSSSRSSSGIIIRPFGSIGKKSKLAQEFVAEFLKDSGQRDSSPTNERITPPPMSAPPVMVSPPQARIPSPPEPPAPCSASYPTSPLQPSGLSKSSVPSSTPAPPASASGPPMSPMLPPGVRAADPRSSPRMMLRNEEDDSLSDAGTYTIETESQDKEVEEARNMIDQVFGVLDSPEYSGVNTGVYRPVINDGKDEKANLPSDGSTVDLLHGFIPAAISGPPTGPRQVPSAHPAGPEGPKWVSRWASLADSYAEPGSTPPQGECPEDSYFMNRAMGHYSYENAELESSHSCRTRRLLPQVPPEKLDSVHPSILIRHEPYQGQEPLDRVSGPPQPRDPTQCLSVQDDVDPDSLSDASRSDDGPLLEWTRKNQVQTGSVCPGAAAPQFRGPEKMPPSTKSTCFYIGSEDGPTKPDQTRSTVQSEKTRDPLMKTPPTTVLIRHLSGHEPRRTGVKPNSSAPNLQTQDKDPVPTKDSYISSIVRQESFTKDRPSDTTQLKKLPHISSHPSIRDLEQRRENIQDSQSFLQEVEGSLSFLEAKFPSSGSGRSSKKGGSSTHIDDSLSGESDVDTASTVSQVSSKNVPVSSASKKRPAISSLQKEKSSSSPSIQDKGRQLTARERLSEKRRNQTTTDASSKADATKRFQMRRSAGNRGSLDLSEGQQGSGPQWTEQTSSDHELSRPSSRSKKIIAPLQKEDNGKTPKTATQQVLTRSNSLSAPRPTRASMLRRARLGDASDNEGTETDRASQNSDNVAAPKVSAEGKKLSRLDILAMPRKRTGSFTAPSDNETTSTGRSGFSNRNSESGVTTRKTSVGDARPGGSKGGGAVGKQPLTRTRSSGAKYPSTGSRRRQKGSDFSSSSEEDYEMSAGTPKPKRSSHSSTSTQAPRTHRTAATRSKSVSQETEEDEDQNDVDPYQNWSTHSAEIAKLSQDLAKDLAILAKEIHDVAGDGDSPTSGLGTVTSQSSLPNTPASNISAREEAPSYPYSPGVRSSQLVHRIPEASLNYQKVPPGSAAVSDLDANMNEPEPGSKQRRPWNREEVILDNLMLNPVSQLSQAIRENTEQLAEKMKVLFQNKADVWEEIEAKINAENEVPLLKTSNKEITSILKELRRVQRQLEVINTIVEPGGGLKTAAVGASSLGQTRTSLKDKKPAARPRGGAPTSNTNESTKRSARGTGGTHHLA, from the exons ATGAGCGTGACATCATGGTTCCTGGTGAGCAGCTCAGGCACCCGACATCGCCTCCCCAAGGAGATGATCTTCGTGGGCCGAGAGGACTGCGAGCTCATGCTGCag TCCCGCAGCGTGGACAAACAGCACGCCGTCATCAACTACAACCCGACGACGGACGAGCACCTGGTGAAGGACCTGGGCAGCCTCAACGGG acGTTTGTGAACGACCTGAGGATTCCCGATCAGACCTACATCACCCTCAAACTGTCCGACATCATCCGCTTCGGATACG ATTCTCACGTCTACGTTCTGGAGAAGAGTCAACACAAAGTCCCAGAGGAAGCTCTAaag CATGAGAAGTACAGCAGTCAGCTCCAGATGAGCCTGAAGGCGTCGGAGGGGAAGAGGGCGGAGCTAGAGGAGCGAACAAAGGCGGAGAAAAAGAGTCTTCCTCCAG AGGCCCCGGCGTGTCGGCCCACACCGCTGTACGGGCAGCCCTCCTGGTGGGGAGAGGAGGATTATGGGAGTAAAGTTCACGCCAGCGACGAACCTCACGCAG ACGTCCATCGAGATCTTTCGTCTGCCGATCCAGAATTTTCCGGACCCGACCCCCAACAGAAGAGCGTTTTCCCGCCGTACCACCGCGAACCCAGCTACTTCGAGATCCCCACCAAGGACTTCCAGCATCCCAAAACCTCAGGGGCGGAGCTTCATGAAATCCCCACTAAGGATACAGACACGCCCCTTGCTCCGGCCTCCCCTCCCACGCCGACCCCGCCCGTGGTTCAGagccacgcctccttcaccatCGAGTTTGACGACTGCATGCCGGGCAAGATCAAGATCAAAGACCACGTGACCAAGTTCTCCACCCGCCAGAGGAAGCagcaggctccgccccccaaGTTTACGTCAGCCACGCCCGCTGAGGTGATGTCAGTGGAGAGCAAGGTGGCTGATTGGCTGGTCCACAGTGATGTCAGCATGATGCGAAGACGTCCAACGTGTGAAGATGTTTACAGCACCAAGAGCGACCTCGCCATCAACGTCAAGACTCTGAAAG GTCACCATCATGAGGATGGAACCCAAAGCGACTCGGAGGACCCGGTGCTCCAAGGCAGGAGGAGCGACTCCCACAACTCCATGCAATCGGAGCAGTCGGAGGCGTCGCAGCAGACGGTCCAATCAGCTCAGTCGGTCCATTTCCAGCCGGTGGCTCTGCCCCACCAGCCTCTACAACATTCTCCACCCAGAGCGGCGCCGGCTCCACCCGTGGCACCTGAGCGGCCCCTGTCCCAGAGCCCTCCTCAGCCTCATTCCCCAAAGCAGGGCCCCCCAGAGCACCTCCCCCAGCAGGCCTTCATCATCGAGTTCTTCGACGACAACCCTCGCAAGAAACGCTCGCAGTCCTTCACGCACAACCCCGCCCATGGCGACTCGTACTCCGCCCTGAAGACTAAGCTGGAGCGACGTAAGGGCGGCGAGAGGCCGGCGTCGATACACGGGCACATCCCCCCCACCCAGCAGGTGACGGTTCCCCTGAAGGGTCAGGGGTACGGCGGCCCCCAGAGGTCCAGTTCTCTGAAGAGGGAGAAGACAGAGGGGGAGGCGGCctcctctggttcctcctccCGCTCCTCGTCTGGTATTATCATCAGACCCTTCGGCAGCATCGGGAAGAAGTCCAAGCTCGCCCAGGAGTTTGTTGCAGAATTCTTGAAGGATTCTGGACAGCGGGATTCTTCCCCAACAAACGAAAGGATAACTCCGCCTCCGATGTCCGCCCCACCGGTGATGGTGTCGCCTCCTCAGGCGAGAATCCCCTCCCCTCCAGAACCTCCAGCTCCTTGCTCGGCCTCCTACCCCACCTCTCCCTTACAGCCTTCAGGACTCTCCAAGTCTTCGGTTCCTTCTAGTactccagcccccccagccaGCGCCTCTGGGCCTCCAATGTCCCCCATGCTGCCCCCAGGGGTCCGAGCAGCAGACCCCAGAAGCTCACCGCGGATGATGTTGAGGAACGAGGAGGACGACAGCCTGAGCGATGCTGGGACCTACACCATCGAGACGGAGTCCCAGGacaaagaggtggaggaggctcGCAACATGATCGACCAG GTGTTTGGTGTCCTCGACTCTCCAGAGTACAGTGGTGTGAACACAGGAGTGTATAGGCCTGTAATAAATGATGGCAAGGATGAGAAAGCTAACCTACCTAGCGATGGTAGCACTGTGGACCTGTTGCATGGCTTTATCCCAGCTGCTATCAGCGGCCCCCCAACGGGCCCCAGACAG GTTCCGTCAGCTCATCCGGCCGGTCCTGAAGGACCTAAATGGGTCTCACGGTGGGCCAGTCTAGCAGACAGCTACGCCGAACCCGGTTCCACCCCACCTCAGGGGGAATGTCCGGAAG ACTCGTACTTCATGAACCGGGCGATGGGACACTACAGCTATGAAAACGCTGAGTTGGAGTCCAGCCACAGCTGCAGGACCAGAAGGTTGCTTCCCCAGGTCCCTCCGGAAAAGCTGGATAGCGTTCATCCGAGCATCCTGATTCGTCATGAACCTTACCAAGGACAGGAACCTCTGGACAGAGTCTCCGGTCCTCCTCAGCCACGGGACCCCACCCAGTGTCTGTCGGTTCAGGATGACGTTGATCCAGATAGTCTCAGCGATGCCAGCCGCTCAGATGATGGACCTCTTCTGGAGTGGACGAGAAAAAATCAGGTCCAGACTGGATCCGTCTgtcctggagctgctgctcctcagtTCAGGGGTCCGGAGAAAATGCCTCCTTCTACCAAATCAACATGTTTCTACATTGGTTCTGAAGATGGTCCCACGAAACCTGACCAGACTCGTAGCACGGTACAGTCTGAGAAGACACGTGACCCCTTGATGAAAACTCCCCCCACAACAGTCCTGATTCGACACCTGAGTGGACACGAACCCAGAAGGACGGGCGTCAAACCAAACAGCTCTGCTCCAAACCTCCAAACGCAGGACAAAGATCCTGTCCCCACCAAAGACAGCTACATATCATCCATCGTCAGACAGGAGAGTTTCACCAAAGACCGTCCTAGCGACACCACCCAGCTGAAGAAGCTCCCCCACATCTCCAGCCATCCGTCCATCAGGGATCTGGAGCAGAGGAGGGAAAACATTCAAGACTCCCAGTCCTTCCTTCAGGAGGTGGAAGGTAGTCTATCCTTCCTGGAGGCCAAGTTCCCCTCGTCCGGTTCCGGTCGGAGTTCAAAAAAAGGAGGCTCCTCCACCCACATTGACGACTCCCTTTCTGGTGAGTCGGATGTGGACACGGCAAGCACCGTCAGCCAGGTGAGCAGCAAAAATGTTCCAGTCAGCTCGGCTTCTAAGAAGCGTCCCGCCATCAGCAGCCTCCAAAAAGAGAAGTCCTCCTCCAGCCCGTCGATCCAAGACAAGGGTCGGCAGCTCACCGCCCGCGAGAGACTCTCTGAGAAACGCCGAAACCAGACGACAACAGACGCATCAAGCAAAGCAGACGCCACGAAGCGCTTCCAGATGCGCCGCAGCGCCGGAAACCGTGGATCTCTAGATCTTTCAGAGGGTCAGCAGGGTTCTGGTCCACAATGGACTGAACAAACGTCTTCTGACCATGAACTTTCACGTCCGTCTAGCCGTAGCAAGAAAATCATCGCCCCTCTTCAGAAAGAAGACAATGGAAAGACGCCCAAGACGGCAACCCAACAGGTTCTGACACGTTCTAACAGTCTATCAGCGCCACGCCCAACAAGAGCCTCCATGCTTCGTAGGGCACGCCTGGGCGACGCTTCAGACAATGAAGGGACCGAGACTGATCGGGCTTCCCAGAATTCTGACAATGTCGCTGCGCCCAAAGTGTCTGCAGAAGGCAAGAAATTGTCCAGGTTGGACATCTTGGCGATGCCGAGGAAAAGAACGGGCTCCTTCACGGCTCCCAGTGACAACGAGACCACATCCACAGGCCGGTCCGGTTTCTCTAATCGGAACTCTGAATCTGGCGTCACCACAAGGAAGACATCTGTGGGTGATGCACGCCCAGGAGGAAGCAAAGGGGGTGGAGCTGTGGGGAAGCAACCACTTACGCGTACCCGGTCCAGTGGAGCCAAGTATCCCAGTACCG GTTCTCGACGCAGGCAGAAAGGTTCGgacttctcttcctcctccgagGAAGATTACGAGATGAGCGCCGGGACCCCCAAACCAAAACgctcctcccactcctccaCATCGACCCAGGCGCCACGCACCCACCGGACGGCTGCCACCCGATCCAAGTCGGTCTCCCAAGAGacggaggaagacgaggacCAGAATGATGTTGACCCTTACCAGAACTGGTCCACGCACAGTGCCGAGATCGCCAA GCTCAGCCAGGATCTGGCCAAAGATCTGGCCATCCTGGCGAAGGAGATCCACGACGTTGCCGGGGATGGAGACTCGCCCACTTCTGGTTTGGGAACCGTCACGTCACAAAGTTCTCTGCCCAACACGCCAGCGTCCAACATCTCAGCCAGAGAGGAG GCGCCATCTTACCCATACTCCCCAGGGGTTCGATCATCTCAG CTGGTCCACCGTATCCCTGAGGCCAGTTTAAACTACCAGAAGGTTCCTCCAGGTTCTGCCGCTGTCTCCGACCTGGACGCGAACATGAACGAGCCGGAGCCCGGTTCTAAGCAGCGCCGCCCATGGAACCGCGAAGAG GTGATCCTGGACAACCTGATGCTGAACCCGGTGTCTCAGCTGTCTCAGGCCATCCGGGAGAACACGGAGCAGCTGGCCGAGAAAATGAA ggttctgttccagaacaaAGCGGACGTCTGGGAAGAAATTGAGGCGAAGATCAACGCTGAGAATGAAGTCCCCCTCCTGAAAACATCCAACAAG GAAATTACCTCCATCCTGAAGGAGCTGAGGAGAGTCCAGAGGCAGCTTGAAG TCATAAACACTATTGTGGAACCCGGTGGGGGTCTCAAGACGGCAGCCGTTGGGGCGTCGTCCCTCGGTCAAACCAGGACGTCGTTAAAGGACAAGAAACCTGCCGCCAGACCTCGCGGTGGCGCTCCGACCTCCAACACCAACGAAAGCACCAAAAGGTCGGCTCGCGGCACCGGCGGGACCCACCACCTGGCCTGA
- the tnfaip2a gene encoding tumor necrosis factor alpha-induced protein 2a — protein MEGEDKENPVKERRRLPKLKNPVKFWKKRREQNRKDPSDDELDGVEALQEGEGEQEEEEEGLEEVSRRLISREEQLFSRGPPSEEEEDQLFRDFEAFRLRLWVSVHNTFTPPSSSSSGRLEVLRSAVASIQQQEVQDQRWGGRPEDQVPPWRPQRCLSTHNALLHKMVESRLTQAAEEDSSETEGLSSPTKRKVCRLGKRVKEDLLTVVGQVRDCYPPQVDLVNLYAGLYHRGFSDRLTELSDHLEHDDCSYLLLWANHYYPHEILNHKDLEGTIKTACLGSLLLPGLLEHLEDRYLSHKEEQVRLWLNAALRKEEESWENDRKPEVIDQYCFSPLAIDVIQVIDSAMTEFNCVIRDKSKGQRITTHLESFLSSYKNSLDEFVKGNHGNEGSVVKAQLVCEQQLRDYITAQTGSVSEQQKGRCLDTLSALWDCGYRCLTRPIQTQLKACLRPLWTSAWLDESLPVVESLLDFLNQHLCDLSDLKPTCRQALLRGVHQDVVLHYVRRTMKTRMKGGGQQVRGAQRMTDDAQKIDHFFQEEGCPWLGEGLRRLAEILRLQDPESLQLEMVCVARAFPDLSDGHVSALLALKTGLSAADVRSIRRSVEENRLLGVSTNHRPAFFSKVKVNWIDKKISRM, from the exons ATGGAAG gAGAAGACAAGGAGAACCcggtgaaggagaggaggagactcCCCAAACTGAAGAACCCGGTCAAGTTCTGGAAGAAACGTCGAGAGCAGAACCGTAAAGACCCGTCAG ACGATGAGCTGGACGGGGTGGAGGCGCtgcaggagggggagggagagcaggaggaggaggaggagggtctgGAGGAGGTCAGCAGGAGGCTGATCTCCAGGGAGGAGCAGCTGTTCAGTCGGGGCCCCCccagcgaggaagaggaggaccagCTGTTCAGAGACTTCGAGGCCTTCAGGCTGCGGCTGTGGGTGTCCGTCCACAAcaccttcacccccccctcctcctcctcctcggggCGGCTGGAGGTCCTGAGGAGCGCTGTGGCCTCCATCCAGCAGCAGGAGGTCCAGGACCAACGCTGGGGGGGGCGTCCAGAGGACCAGGTCCCGCCGTGGCGCCCTCAGAGGTGTCTgagtacccacaatgcactgctgcACAAGATGGTGGAGTCCAGACTGACGCAGGCCGCCGAGGAAGACTCCTCTGAGACCGAAGGGCTGTCGTCACCGACGAAGAGGAAG GTGTGTCGTCTGGGGAAGCGGGTGAAGGAGGACCTGCTGACGGTGGTGGGGCAGGTGAGGGACTGCTACCCCCCCCAGGTGGACCTGGTGAACCTGTACGCTGGACTCTACCACCGGGGCTTCTCCGACCGGCTGACTGAGCTGTCGGATCACCTGGAACACGACGACTGCAGCTACCTGCTGCTCTGGGCCAATCACTACTACCCGCA TGAAATATTAAACCACAAGGACCTGGAGGGGACCATTAAAACGGCCTGTTTGGGTTCCCTGCTGCTGCCGGGGCTCCTGGAGCACCTGGAGGACCGCTACCTGAGCCACAAGGAG GAGCAGGTGAGGCTGTGGCTGAACGCCGCtctgaggaaagaggaagagagctGGGAGAACGACAGGAAGCCCGAAGTCATCGACCAATACTGCTTCAGCCCGCTGGCGATAGACGTCATACAG GTGATAGACAGTGCCATGACTGAGTTCAACTGTGTGATCAGAGACAAAAGCAAAGGTCAAAGGATCACAACTCACCTGGAGagcttcctgagcag CTATAAGAACAGCTTGGATGAGTTTGTGAAGGGTAACCACGGCAACGAGGGGTCAGTGGTTAAAGCCCAGCTGGTCTGTGAGCAGCAGCTCAG GGATTACATCAcagctcaaacaggaagtgtgtcggAGCAGCAGAAGGGTCGCTGTCTGGACACGCTCTCTGCCCTGTGGGATTGTGGGTACAGGTGTTTGACCCGCCCCATCCAGACGCAACTGAAG GCGTGTCTCCGCCCACTGTGGACGTCCGCCTGGTTGGACGAGTCTCTTCCCGTCGTCGAGTctctgctggacttcctgaacCAGCACCTGTGTGACCTGAGCGACCTGAAGCCCACCTGTCGACAG GCGCTGCTCCGCGGCGTCCACCAGGACGTGGTCCTCCACTACGTGAGGAGGACGATGAAGACCAGGATGAAGGGCGGGGGGCAGCAGGTGCGGGGGGCCCAGCGGATGACGGACGACGCCCAGAAGATCGACCACTTCTTCcaggaggag ggCTGCCCCTGGCTGGGGGAGGGGCTGCGCCGCCTGGCTGAGATCCTCCGCCTGCAGGACCCCGAGAGCCTCCAGCTGGAGATGGTCTGCGTGGCGAGGGCGTTCCCCGACCTCAG CGACGGTCACGTGTCGGCGCTGCTCGCTCTGAAAACCGGCTTATCAGCAGCTGACGTTCGCTCCATCAGGCGGAGCGTGGAAGAGAACCGCCTCCTCGGTGTGTCCACCAATCACAGGCCGGCATTCTTCTCCAAGGTGAAAGTCAATTGGATCGATAAGAAGATCAGTCGGATGTAG
- the LOC137613663 gene encoding inverted formin-2-like — protein MATKTKWEAIKERVTGSPAHDPDATLEANLENADPELCIRLLQVPTVVNYSGLRRRLEASDQTWMVQFLELRGLDLLMEALERLSGRGCARIADALLQLTCVACIRAVMNSAEGLHFILDNRGYVRTLTQALDTSNVMVKMQVFELLAALTVFDPQGHRLCLDALDHYKSVKKQQYRFSVVMNELHATDNVPYQVALMSVVNVIVLGQEDLRKRSRLRQEFIGLQLLDLLPKLRETEDEDLNIQCDAFEESLSSDEEEMERLYGGVDMSSHQQVFTSLFTKMSSSPSSSQLLSILQALLLVDPDRAELWLALELLADRAILLAQDPDIDSADSLLERLLPQKSLSANQRILTVDRAVQTLPYSSPGQSELSIKDTSTTASAQAPPPTPVLPPPLSDQGVPPPAPPLPGVAPPSPPPLPCMAPPPLPPLPAMTPPPPPPLPGMAPPPPPPLPGMAPPPPPPLPGIAPPPAPPLPGMAPPPPPLPGMAPPPPPLPGMAPPPPPLPGMAPPPPPLPGMAPPPPPLPGMAPPPPPGGTTVAHTAQGVGSSYYSPALHVSPAPCPTLRMKKLNWQKLPSRAVTAHWSLWTSESSDSVEPDYHSIEQLFSFPPTETKIRTKTRMEPKEISFIDAKKSLNLNIFLKQFRCSHEDFVSLILRGDRSKFDVEVLKQLIKLLPEKHEVENLKSHLSDRDKFASVDQFYLQLLEVPSYPLRLECMLLCEESSCLLETLKPKAELLNRACQSVRDSSRLPSFCKFILSVGNFLNHGTHTGNAEGFKLSTLLKLTETKANKSRITLLHHVLEEVEANKPDLLNLPDDLEICEKAAGLSSESIQSDCSTLVKQLQNSERKVSSSSEEVKEQYLTPIQESLRACEQLQLLLSSLEDRRKDLSVYLCEDPNRFSIDELLNTIKTFRGLFLKAAKENDNRKQLEKKRKQREEERKHQGDTTKIIRRGMSGQDQGCIIDNLLAEIRRGYNLKKTGPRSERVQDRPAGVPRSAAVDLPDESVSSQSENLAEPQETIKTPTGPPSEPLLAETGPSDTPNPNGPQTSVSAAVTEGDQNHTRVQDLEVSSGPEPETAHQKNEESEFEEITSSDGRTPEDQDDPDPDSSKPAKESRAGPAGAVGSKQKKGCVPQ, from the exons atggcaaccaaAACGAAATGGGAAGCGATTAAGGAGCGTGTGACGGGAAGTCCCGCCCACGACCCGGACGCCACACTGGAGGCCAATCTGGAGAACGCCGACCCTGAACTCTGCATCCGCCTGCTCCAG GTTCCCACGGTGGTGAACTACTCGGGGTTGCGGCGGCGGCTGGAGGCCAGCGATCAGACCTGGATGGTGCAGTTCCTGGAGCTGCGGGGGCTGGACCTGCTGATGGAGGCGCTGGAGCGCCTGTCGGGGCGTGGCTGCGCCCGCATCGCCGACGCCCTCCTGCAGCTCACCTGCGTCGCCTGCATCCGCGCCGTCATGAACTCAGCGGAAGGTCTCCACTTCATCCTGGACAACCGGGGCTATGTCAGGACCCTGACCCAGG CTCTTGATACGTCGAATGTCATGGTGAAGATGCAGGTGTTCGAGCTGCTGGCGGCTCTCACTGTGTTCGACCCCCAGGGGCATCGCCTGTGTCTGGACGCCCTGGACCACTACAAG AGTGTGAAGAAGCAGCAGTATCGCTTCAGCGTCGTCATGAACGAGCTCCACGCCACCGACAACGTCCCGTACCAGGTGGCGCTGATGAGCGTCGTCAACGTCATCGTGTTGGGACAGGAagacctgaggaagaggagccgtCTGCGCCAGGAGTTCATCG GACTGCAGCTCCTGGATCTGTTACCCAAACTGAG GGAGACGGAGGATGAGGACCTGAACATCCAGTGCGATGCGTTCGAGGAGTCGCTGTCGTCGgacgaggaggagatggagcggCTGTACGGGGGCGTGGACATGAGCAGCCACCAGCAGGTGTTCACCTCCCTGTTCACCAAG ATGTCCAgcagcccctcctcctcccagctGCTGTCCATCCTCCAGGCGCTGCTGCTGGTGGATCCGGACCGGGCCGAGCTCTGGTTGGCTCTGGAGCTGCTGGCCGACCGGGCCATCCTATTGGCCCAGGACC CTGACATTGACTCTGCTGACTCCCTATTGGAGAGGCTCCTCCCACAGAAgtccctctcagccaatcagcggATCCTTACTGTAGACAGGGCGGTGCAGACTCTACCATACAGTTCTCctggccaatcagagctcagcatcAAAGACACCTCCACAACAGCATCTGCTCAAGCTCCGCCCCCCACACCTGTACTGCCCCCTCCCCTGTCTGATCAGGGCGTCCCTCCCCCTGCCCCTCCCCTACCTGGTGTGGCTCCTCCCAGTCCTCCGCCATTACCCTGTATggcccctccccctcttccCCCTTTACCTGCTatgactcctccccctcctccccctttACCTGGtatggctcctccccctcctccccctttACCTGGtatggctcctccccctcctccccctttACCTGGTAtagctcctccccctgctccCCCTTTACCCGGTatggcccctccccctcccccattaCCTGGTatggcccctccccctcccccattaCCTGGTatggcccctccccctcccccattaCCTGGTatggcccctcctcctcccccattACCTGGTatggcccctccccctcccccattaCCCGGTatggcccctccccctcctccaggGGGCACCACTGTAGCCCATACAGCTCAAGGTGTCGGCAGTTCGTATTATAGCCCCGCCCTCCAtgtgagccccgccccctgtccCACCCTCCGTATGAAGAAGCTGAACTGGCAGAAGCTCCCGTCCAGGGCGGTGACAG CTCATTGGTCCTTGTGGACCTCCGAGTCCTCAGACTCGGTGGAACCGGACTACCACAGCATCGAGCAGCTCTTCAGTTTTCCTCCCACTGAGACCAAGATCAGAACCAAAACCAGGATGGAGCCTAAAGAG ATCTCCTTCATCGATGCCAAGAAGAGCctgaacctcaacatcttcctgAAGCAGTTCAGATG TTCCCATGAGGACTTCGTTTCTCTGATTCTCAGAGGAGACCGGTCCAAGTTTGACGTTGAAGTCCTGAAACAGTTGATCAAACTGCTGCCGGAGAAACACGAG gtggagaacctgaAGTCTCACCTCTCAGACCGGGACAAGTTCGCCTCTGTGGATCAGTTctacctgcagctgctggaggtcCCCAG TTACCCTCTCAGACTGGAGTGCATGTTGCTGTGCGAGGAGAGCAGCTGTTTGTTGGAGACTCTGAAACCTAAAGCGGAGCTGCTGAACCGAGCCTGCCAGA GTGTGAGGGACAGCAGTCGTCTGCCCAGTTTTTGTAAATTCATCCTGAGTGTCGGAAACTTTCTCAACCAC GGGACTCACACGGGGAACGCCGAGGGCTTTAAACTCAGCACCCTGCTCAAACTGACAGAGACCAAAGCCAACAAGTCCAGGATCACGCTGCTGCACCACGTTCTGGAG GAGGTGGAGGCGAACAAGCCGGACCTGCTGAACCTGCCTGATGATTTGGAGATCTGCGAAAAGGCTGCTGG GTTGAGTTCGGAGTCCATTCAGTCGGACTGCAGCACTCTGGTGAAACAGCTGCAGAACTCGGAGAGGAAGGTTTCATCTTCCtcagaggaggtgaaggagcaaTATCTGACCCCCATACAG GAGAGCCTGCGGGCGTgtgagcagctgcagctcctgttATCCTCgctggaggacaggaggaaggaTCTGTCCGTCTACCTGTGTGAAGACCCCAACCGCTTCTCCATCGACGAGCTGCTCAACACGATCAAGACCTTTAGGGGACTGTTCCTCAAGGCTGCCAAG GAGAACGACAACCGTAAAcagctggagaagaagaggaagcagagggaggaggagaggaagcaccAAGGAGACACCACCAAGATCA tCAGGAGGGGCATGTCGGGCCAAGACCAAGGCTGCATCATTGACAACTTGCTGGCGGAGATCAGGAGGGGCTACAACCTGAAGAAGACCGGCCCCCGGTCCGAGCGGGTCCAGG ATCGTCCCGCCGGCGTGCCGAGGTCCGCCGCCGTGGACCTGCCTGACGAGTCCGTCTCCAGCCAGTCGGAGAACCTCGCAGAACCACAAGAGACCATCAAGACCCCCACAGGACCACCATCTGAACCGCTGCTAGCAGAGACTGGCCCCTCAGACACCCCAAACCCCAATGGGCCCCAAACCTCGGTTTCTGCTGCCGTCACCGAGGGAGACCAGAATCATACAAGGGTCCAGGACCTTGAGGTGagttctggaccagaaccagagacCGCACACCAAAAGAACGAGGAGTCTGAGTTTGAAGAGATCACATCATCAGATGGAAGAACACCAGAAGACCAGGATGATCCGGATCCTGATTCAAGCAAACCAGCAAAGGAGTCCAGGGCGGGTCCAGCAG GTGCCGTTGGATCTAAACAGAAGAAAGGATGTGTGCCGCAGTGA